In one window of Microbacterium sp. PM5 DNA:
- a CDS encoding metallophosphoesterase family protein, whose translation MPHTAEPRAPRPARRTIAWITAATLCATAFAGVVATPALADTPTTLTGVILGVGADETQRIVSWYSSADTAQVVQVAPTASLTGGAFPASAVTFAATGTANISTSGGYNRHATITGLQENTQYSYRVGADGAWSTTTTFQTHSFEGDFDFLFYGDPQIGSSGDVAKDTAGWVDTVNVSLQSNPDAELLVSGGDQVDKANTEAQWDGFLAPAQLRSYPWVATIGNHDVGGKAYEQHFFTPNTDRSGQYYVNGDPTSNSSGGDYWFIHKDVLFIDLNSNSYKTSSGGGGDAAHIQYVTDVINAHGAQAKYTVLVYHHAIYSPADHAQDADNKVRRVDFPTTFSQLGVDLVLQGHDHSYSRSYEIKNGQKANADEKPGQNEVFEGPGGVVYVTANSASGSKYYDLTTPVPGDKTQDEGNGADPLNPSNYWYNSVQNQEHVRTFVKVQVQKDALVVQNVRSGTCDAPNAAVELRKVVWCGPANGTQAALPVGSVQDEVTIHPNHGDGQDIQVDVPDAAPGEFGWTINGHNGLVDLGTATEKNNSYFEATGQINPITVTDTRRAVAPWSIAAKVGDFTDGSKSFSGKYLGWTPKIVAAGGGAVAGAPVGSGYDGGTGLSDSRALGSAAQGHDRGTAVLGSDLDLKIPVEVDKGSYRGTLTLTAISN comes from the coding sequence ATGCCGCACACCGCCGAACCGCGAGCGCCCCGCCCGGCGCGCCGGACGATCGCCTGGATCACCGCCGCCACGCTGTGCGCGACGGCCTTCGCGGGAGTCGTCGCGACTCCCGCCCTCGCCGACACCCCGACCACGCTCACCGGCGTGATCCTCGGCGTCGGCGCCGACGAGACCCAGCGCATCGTGAGCTGGTACTCCTCCGCCGACACCGCTCAGGTCGTCCAGGTCGCGCCCACCGCCTCGCTCACCGGCGGCGCGTTCCCGGCATCGGCCGTCACCTTCGCGGCCACCGGCACCGCCAACATCTCCACCAGCGGCGGCTACAACCGTCACGCCACGATCACGGGTCTGCAGGAGAACACGCAGTACTCGTACCGCGTCGGCGCCGACGGCGCCTGGTCGACCACGACGACGTTCCAGACGCACTCCTTCGAGGGCGACTTCGACTTCCTCTTCTACGGCGACCCGCAGATCGGCTCGTCGGGCGACGTGGCGAAGGACACCGCCGGGTGGGTGGACACCGTCAACGTCTCGCTGCAGTCCAACCCCGACGCCGAGCTGCTCGTGTCGGGCGGCGACCAGGTCGACAAGGCCAACACCGAGGCGCAGTGGGACGGCTTCCTCGCCCCCGCGCAACTGCGCAGCTACCCGTGGGTCGCCACCATCGGAAACCACGACGTGGGCGGCAAGGCCTACGAGCAGCACTTCTTCACGCCCAACACCGACCGCTCCGGCCAGTACTACGTCAACGGCGACCCGACCTCCAACTCGTCGGGCGGCGACTACTGGTTCATCCACAAGGACGTGCTGTTCATCGACCTCAACTCGAACAGCTACAAGACCTCGTCCGGCGGTGGCGGTGACGCCGCGCACATCCAGTACGTGACCGACGTCATCAACGCCCACGGCGCACAGGCCAAGTACACGGTGCTCGTCTACCACCACGCCATCTACTCCCCCGCCGACCACGCGCAGGATGCCGACAACAAGGTGCGCCGCGTCGACTTCCCGACGACGTTCTCCCAGCTCGGTGTCGACCTCGTGCTCCAGGGCCACGACCACAGCTACTCGCGCTCGTACGAGATCAAGAACGGGCAGAAGGCGAACGCCGACGAGAAGCCCGGCCAGAACGAGGTCTTCGAGGGCCCGGGCGGTGTCGTCTACGTCACGGCGAACTCGGCATCCGGCTCGAAGTACTACGACCTGACCACGCCCGTCCCCGGCGACAAGACGCAGGACGAGGGCAACGGCGCCGACCCGCTGAACCCGTCGAACTACTGGTACAACTCGGTGCAGAACCAGGAGCACGTGCGCACCTTCGTCAAGGTGCAGGTGCAGAAGGACGCCCTCGTCGTCCAGAACGTGCGCTCCGGCACGTGCGACGCGCCGAACGCCGCGGTCGAGCTGCGCAAGGTCGTCTGGTGCGGCCCCGCGAACGGCACGCAGGCCGCCCTTCCGGTCGGCTCCGTCCAGGACGAGGTCACCATCCACCCCAACCACGGCGACGGCCAGGACATCCAGGTCGATGTGCCCGACGCCGCTCCCGGTGAGTTCGGCTGGACCATCAACGGCCACAACGGCCTCGTCGACCTCGGCACGGCCACCGAGAAGAACAACAGCTACTTCGAGGCGACCGGTCAGATCAACCCGATCACGGTGACCGACACCCGCCGCGCCGTGGCCCCCTGGTCGATCGCAGCGAAGGTCGGCGACTTCACCGACGGCAGCAAGTCGTTCTCCGGAAAGTACCTCGGCTGGACCCCGAAGATCGTCGCCGCCGGCGGCGGCGCGGTCGCGGGTGCGCCGGTCGGCTCGGGCTACGACGGCGGCACCGGCCTGTCCGACTCGCGGGCACTCGGCTCGGCGGCCCAGGGCCACGACCGCGGCACCGCCGTGCTCGGCTCCGACCTGGATCTGAAGATCCCGGTCGAGGTCGACAAGGGCAGCTACCGCGGCACCCTCACCCTCACCGCGATCAGCAACTGA
- a CDS encoding HupE/UreJ family protein: protein MTLHRRSLRAVLLLAVAIAALSPLASASAALAHGFSSVVFADLSRDEQGRTVATLQLEYDLLVVSAADTQHDDAFFRSGTAAFDARDDTAMAQAVTDHRDTVSRYLDERFTIRTSGGDAAGCTLSPLDTVSMTVQEGVPYVVIPRTLTCPAGEAHIVRSTLFADEEGYVTGTKTILTYDIDLHTGSAALDASTPEFTTAQSTWDRFVEFFRLGAEHLLTGIDHILFLLALIAGSRKLREIVLAATVFTLAHSVTFILAATKLVSLPSIIIEPAIALSISVVAAWYLFRLWRKGEAATELTRDSGPLGLDRAGWLRLLVVFCFGLIHGLGFASALGIDEPWSWTLLWSLLVFNLGIEAVQIGLIAIVFPILVVLRRRAPRVAMWASGALAVAVTLAGLIWFVQRVFGWD from the coding sequence GTGACCCTTCACCGTCGTTCCCTCCGCGCCGTGCTCCTGCTCGCCGTCGCGATCGCCGCCCTCTCCCCCTTGGCCTCGGCATCCGCCGCCCTCGCGCACGGCTTCAGCTCGGTCGTGTTCGCCGACCTCTCCCGCGACGAGCAGGGACGAACCGTCGCGACCCTGCAGCTGGAGTACGACCTCCTCGTGGTCTCCGCAGCCGACACGCAGCACGACGACGCGTTCTTCCGTTCGGGCACCGCCGCCTTCGACGCCCGGGACGACACCGCGATGGCGCAGGCGGTCACGGATCATCGCGACACGGTCTCCCGCTACCTCGACGAGCGGTTCACGATCCGCACCAGCGGCGGCGATGCCGCCGGCTGCACGCTCAGCCCCCTGGACACCGTATCGATGACGGTGCAGGAGGGTGTTCCCTACGTCGTCATCCCCCGCACCCTCACCTGCCCGGCCGGAGAGGCGCACATCGTGCGCAGCACCCTGTTCGCCGACGAGGAGGGCTACGTCACGGGGACCAAGACGATCCTCACCTACGACATCGACCTGCACACGGGCTCGGCCGCGCTCGACGCCTCCACGCCTGAGTTCACCACGGCGCAGAGCACCTGGGACCGGTTCGTGGAGTTCTTCCGTCTGGGCGCGGAGCATCTGCTGACCGGCATCGACCACATCCTGTTCCTCCTCGCCCTCATCGCCGGCTCGCGAAAGCTCCGCGAGATCGTCCTCGCGGCGACCGTGTTCACGCTCGCGCATTCGGTGACCTTCATCCTGGCCGCCACGAAGCTGGTGAGCCTTCCGAGCATCATCATCGAGCCGGCGATCGCCCTGTCGATCTCGGTCGTCGCCGCCTGGTACCTGTTCCGGTTGTGGCGCAAGGGCGAGGCGGCCACGGAGCTGACCCGCGACTCCGGCCCGCTCGGCCTCGACCGGGCGGGCTGGCTGCGCCTGCTCGTCGTGTTCTGCTTCGGACTCATCCACGGCCTCGGCTTCGCCTCCGCGCTCGGGATCGACGAGCCGTGGTCATGGACGCTGCTGTGGTCGCTCCTCGTGTTCAACCTGGGCATCGAGGCGGTGCAGATCGGCCTCATCGCGATCGTGTTCCCCATCCTGGTCGTCCTGCGCCGCCGCGCGCCCCGGGTCGCCATGTGGGCCAGCGGCGCCCTCGCCGTGGCGGTGACCCTCGCCGGGCTCATCTGGTTCGTCCAGCGTGTCTTCGGCTGGGACTGA
- a CDS encoding AI-2E family transporter has product MGLFRDRTVRIDQHGTDGVHVRAVGRPWSLWADTFGALAIRAVQIIVVVALAAGIIWGIRQLTVVTIPLVIALILASAFAPLMAWLRGRGIPSLVATLITLFAIALVLTAVGWLIVWAVRDQWDELATQAQGGFTDLMAWAGTLPFQIDHAQIDEWLKALTDFVTSAQFGSGALAGVSAVANFITGLVLMIVMLFFFLKDGPQMWAFLLRPFRGEPYERALRVGDKTVTVLGSYVRGTATVAAVDAVGILIGLLILQVPLALPLAVLVFLLAFIPIVGATLAGILAALVALVANGWVVALLVVGVVVLVNQLEGNLLQPVLMGRSMQLHAFVILIALTAGTVLGGIVGAVLAVPITAVAWGIVQVWDGPHTPARWARPHRREAIADA; this is encoded by the coding sequence ATGGGACTGTTCCGCGACCGCACCGTCCGCATCGACCAGCACGGCACGGACGGCGTCCACGTGCGCGCCGTGGGCAGACCGTGGAGCCTCTGGGCCGACACCTTCGGCGCCCTCGCGATCCGGGCGGTGCAGATCATCGTGGTCGTGGCCCTCGCCGCGGGGATCATCTGGGGCATCCGCCAGCTGACCGTCGTGACGATCCCGCTCGTGATCGCGCTGATCCTGGCCTCGGCGTTCGCGCCGCTCATGGCCTGGCTGCGCGGGCGCGGCATCCCCTCCCTCGTGGCGACGCTGATCACCCTGTTCGCCATCGCCCTCGTGCTCACCGCGGTGGGCTGGCTGATCGTCTGGGCGGTGCGCGACCAGTGGGACGAGCTGGCGACGCAGGCACAGGGCGGTTTCACCGATCTGATGGCCTGGGCGGGCACCCTGCCCTTCCAGATCGATCACGCCCAGATCGACGAGTGGCTGAAAGCCCTCACCGATTTCGTGACGAGCGCGCAGTTCGGCAGCGGCGCTCTCGCCGGCGTCAGCGCCGTGGCCAACTTCATCACCGGCCTGGTGCTGATGATCGTGATGCTCTTCTTCTTCCTCAAGGACGGCCCGCAGATGTGGGCGTTCCTGCTGCGGCCGTTCCGCGGTGAGCCCTACGAGCGGGCCCTGCGCGTCGGCGACAAGACGGTGACGGTGCTCGGCTCGTACGTGCGCGGTACGGCGACCGTCGCCGCCGTGGATGCCGTCGGCATCCTGATCGGCCTGCTGATCCTGCAGGTGCCGCTGGCGCTGCCGCTGGCGGTGCTGGTGTTCCTGCTCGCGTTCATCCCCATCGTCGGGGCGACCCTCGCCGGCATCCTCGCCGCGTTGGTCGCGCTCGTGGCCAACGGGTGGGTCGTGGCCCTGCTCGTGGTGGGCGTGGTCGTGCTCGTCAACCAGCTCGAGGGCAACCTGCTGCAGCCGGTGCTCATGGGACGCTCCATGCAGCTGCACGCCTTCGTCATCCTCATCGCTCTGACCGCCGGCACCGTGCTTGGCGGCATCGTCGGGGCCGTGCTCGCCGTGCCGATCACCGCGGTCGCGTGGGGCATCGTGCAGGTGTGGGACGGACCGCACACCCCCGCGCGGTGGGCGCGCCCGCACCGCCGCGAGGCGATCGCCGACGCCTGA
- a CDS encoding threonine/serine exporter family protein — protein MVPAPPDEPSAAPSEPSEPTVTQELALEPVQFIARTDAVLRLGSLMLGAGASSARVRDSMVRTAEAVGIDDVHCRVGMTDIVLTAGRGQMFRTRVAEVPRPTVDADRMTALKRLTARLQPGTTPVQLQGALREIERMPRRYSDLTRVLAAALACAAFALLNNGGWQEFVAVGIAAAAGQWVRMLIHRLRTNEFLLVFASAMTALLVYLAAAQVFVAFGVPGGQHDAALTSAVLYLVPGFPLVTGALDLARLDLNAGIARVTYAVLVLLATGTAVWGVATVFDATVTQVAAPEFAEPLLSLVRLAAGFVGVLGFALLFGTPWAIALTASSLGAVANVGRLALVDAHVNPAVAAAAAALAVGLGAYLFGDRLRAARVTLTVPAVLIMVPGAAAYRSIAGVIGGDTVAAIQNATTALFVVVALAIGLTVARVLTEREWSRPAR, from the coding sequence ATGGTCCCCGCCCCGCCCGACGAGCCGTCCGCTGCGCCGTCCGAGCCCTCGGAACCCACGGTGACGCAGGAGCTCGCACTCGAACCGGTGCAGTTCATCGCGCGTACCGACGCGGTGCTGCGGCTGGGCTCGCTCATGCTCGGCGCGGGCGCGTCGTCCGCGCGGGTACGCGACAGCATGGTGCGTACCGCCGAGGCTGTCGGCATCGACGACGTGCACTGCCGGGTGGGCATGACCGACATCGTGCTCACGGCCGGGCGCGGTCAGATGTTTCGCACGCGCGTGGCGGAGGTTCCCCGTCCGACCGTCGACGCCGACCGCATGACGGCGCTCAAACGGCTGACGGCGCGTCTGCAACCGGGGACGACCCCGGTACAGCTGCAGGGGGCGCTGCGTGAGATCGAGCGCATGCCGCGGCGCTACTCGGATCTGACGCGCGTGCTCGCGGCGGCGCTGGCGTGTGCAGCCTTCGCGCTGCTGAACAACGGCGGGTGGCAGGAGTTCGTCGCCGTCGGGATCGCCGCCGCGGCCGGTCAGTGGGTGCGGATGCTCATCCATCGCCTCCGGACGAACGAGTTCCTGCTCGTGTTCGCCTCGGCGATGACGGCGCTGCTCGTCTACCTCGCCGCCGCGCAGGTGTTCGTCGCCTTCGGCGTGCCCGGCGGGCAGCACGACGCGGCACTGACCAGCGCTGTGCTCTACCTCGTTCCCGGCTTCCCGCTCGTGACCGGCGCCCTCGACCTCGCCCGCCTCGATCTGAACGCCGGCATCGCCCGGGTCACCTATGCCGTCCTGGTGCTGCTGGCGACGGGCACCGCCGTCTGGGGAGTCGCGACCGTCTTCGACGCGACCGTGACCCAGGTCGCCGCGCCCGAGTTCGCCGAGCCTCTCCTGTCGCTCGTCCGACTCGCCGCGGGCTTCGTCGGCGTGCTCGGCTTCGCCCTGCTGTTCGGCACGCCGTGGGCGATCGCGCTGACCGCATCGAGCCTGGGCGCCGTGGCGAACGTCGGGCGCCTGGCGCTCGTCGACGCCCACGTCAATCCCGCCGTCGCCGCCGCTGCCGCTGCCCTCGCCGTGGGCCTGGGCGCCTACCTGTTCGGCGACCGGCTGCGCGCCGCGCGCGTGACCCTGACCGTACCGGCCGTTCTCATCATGGTTCCGGGGGCAGCCGCGTACCGCTCGATCGCCGGCGTCATCGGCGGCGACACAGTGGCGGCGATCCAGAATGCGACGACCGCGCTGTTCGTCGTCGTGGCGCTCGCGATCGGCCTGACCGTGGCGCGCGTGCTCACCGAGCGGGAGTGGTCGCGTCCGGCCCGGTGA
- a CDS encoding ATP-dependent DNA ligase → MPFDIPAPMLAKAVSAVPDPARTPGGLAFEPKWDGFRALLSWDGTDVEIGSRGAKPLTRYFPELVAACTALLPEPCLLDGEIVVALAGSDGRRRLSWEALSQRIHPAASRIALLSSETPAMFIAFDLLARGERDLQQEPFSTRRAELEDLLRTVPAPVHVTRTTGDHDLATQWLARFEGAGLDGVIAKPLALPYAPGKRTMFKIKHARTADVVLLGYRVHKSGHGVGSLLLGLYDENGDLRNVGGASAFSDVRRRELVDELTPLVVTDAEGTAVTGQIDRSRFSATKDTSFVRLRPERVLEVRYDQLEGARFRHTVQFERWRPDRDPRSCTFAQLEQVRAYDLADVLD, encoded by the coding sequence ATGCCGTTCGACATCCCCGCACCGATGCTGGCGAAGGCCGTCAGCGCCGTTCCCGACCCTGCCCGCACCCCCGGGGGCCTCGCGTTCGAGCCGAAATGGGACGGGTTTCGCGCCCTGCTGTCGTGGGACGGCACCGACGTCGAGATCGGCTCGCGCGGCGCGAAGCCGCTCACCCGCTACTTCCCCGAACTCGTCGCCGCGTGCACCGCCCTGCTGCCCGAGCCGTGCCTGCTCGACGGGGAGATCGTCGTGGCGCTCGCCGGATCCGACGGGCGTCGGCGGCTGTCATGGGAGGCGCTGTCACAGCGCATCCACCCCGCCGCCTCCCGCATCGCCCTGCTGAGCAGTGAGACGCCCGCGATGTTCATCGCCTTCGACCTCCTCGCCCGCGGCGAGCGCGATCTCCAGCAGGAGCCGTTTTCGACGCGCCGCGCAGAACTCGAAGACCTCCTGCGGACGGTCCCCGCCCCGGTGCACGTGACGCGCACGACGGGTGACCACGACCTGGCGACGCAGTGGCTCGCCCGCTTCGAAGGCGCCGGGCTGGACGGGGTGATCGCCAAACCGCTCGCCCTGCCCTACGCGCCCGGAAAGCGGACGATGTTCAAGATCAAACACGCCCGCACGGCCGACGTCGTGCTGCTCGGCTACCGCGTGCACAAGAGCGGCCACGGTGTCGGCTCGCTGCTGCTGGGGCTGTACGACGAGAACGGCGATCTCCGCAACGTCGGCGGAGCGTCGGCCTTCAGCGATGTGCGCAGACGTGAGCTCGTCGACGAGCTGACGCCTCTCGTCGTCACGGATGCCGAGGGCACCGCCGTGACCGGACAGATCGACCGTTCGCGCTTCTCGGCGACGAAGGACACCTCGTTCGTCCGGCTGCGACCGGAGCGCGTGCTCGAGGTGCGCTACGACCAGCTCGAGGGCGCACGCTTTCGCCACACGGTGCAGTTCGAGCGGTGGCGGCCCGACCGCGACCCGCGCTCGTGCACCTTCGCCCAGCTGGAACAGGTGCGCGCATACGACCTGGCGGACGTCCTGGACTGA
- a CDS encoding acyl-CoA dehydrogenase — MAAEYQAPTADYAFLFGEAFGLDIVARATGGELTAADGADVIAGAGEFAASVLAPLQSIGDREGARLVDGQVRLPDGFAEAYAAFVEAGWISAEAPVSAGGDGLPGAIRAGLGEIWNASNAAFALCWLLTAGQIHALDAAASDEIRETYLTKLVSGQWTGTMNLTEPAAGTDLGAIRTIATPRGDGTYAIRGQKIFITWGDHDVAENIVHLVLARTPGAPEGAKGLSLFVAPKHLVNADGSLGERNAVTTVAVEHKLGIHGSPTCVLSYEDATGYLVGEVGGGLAGMFVMMNSARIAMGFQATGIADRALQQATAYAADRVQGRVLGREGTAPIAEHPDVRRLLLSMRSEVYAMRALGVYVADLFDRAEQTDDAAVLAMAEFFVPILKGWSTEDAVALTSDAIQVHGGMGFIEETGAAQHYRDARIMPIYEGTTAIQSNDLIGRKVIRNQGATAEALFADIERTVEALRSAGGEVAARTADRLERALAAARRATAAMVAFGSSPRDAHAVSVPYLMLLGVLAGGWMHALAVVAVAAHESTHEADAARLTAADFYGAHHLPRVHALAETVASGETV; from the coding sequence ATGGCCGCTGAGTACCAGGCCCCCACCGCCGACTACGCCTTCCTGTTCGGCGAGGCGTTCGGTCTCGACATCGTCGCCCGGGCGACCGGCGGCGAGCTCACCGCCGCCGACGGCGCCGACGTGATCGCCGGAGCCGGTGAGTTCGCGGCATCCGTCCTCGCGCCGCTGCAGAGCATCGGCGATCGCGAGGGCGCTCGCCTCGTCGACGGCCAGGTGCGTCTGCCCGACGGGTTTGCCGAGGCCTACGCCGCGTTCGTGGAGGCGGGGTGGATCAGCGCCGAAGCACCGGTCTCGGCCGGCGGCGACGGACTCCCCGGGGCGATTCGGGCCGGCCTCGGCGAGATCTGGAACGCCTCGAACGCCGCGTTCGCGCTGTGCTGGCTGCTCACCGCGGGGCAGATCCACGCGCTGGATGCCGCGGCATCCGATGAGATCCGTGAGACCTACCTGACGAAGCTGGTCTCGGGCCAGTGGACGGGCACGATGAACCTCACCGAACCGGCGGCGGGCACCGACCTCGGCGCCATCCGCACGATCGCCACGCCCCGTGGCGACGGCACCTACGCCATCCGCGGTCAGAAGATCTTCATCACGTGGGGAGACCACGACGTCGCCGAGAACATCGTCCACCTCGTCCTCGCCCGCACTCCCGGTGCCCCCGAGGGAGCCAAGGGGCTGTCGCTGTTCGTCGCTCCGAAACACCTCGTCAACGCCGACGGCTCGCTCGGCGAGCGCAACGCCGTCACGACCGTCGCGGTCGAGCACAAGCTCGGCATCCACGGCAGCCCCACCTGCGTGCTCTCCTACGAGGACGCCACCGGGTACCTCGTCGGCGAGGTCGGCGGGGGGCTGGCCGGCATGTTCGTGATGATGAACTCCGCCCGCATCGCGATGGGGTTCCAGGCGACCGGAATCGCCGACAGGGCGCTGCAGCAGGCCACGGCCTATGCCGCCGATCGAGTGCAGGGACGCGTCCTCGGCCGCGAGGGCACCGCGCCGATCGCGGAGCACCCCGACGTGCGCCGGCTGCTGCTGTCGATGCGCAGCGAGGTGTACGCGATGCGCGCGCTGGGCGTCTACGTCGCCGACCTCTTCGACCGTGCCGAGCAGACCGACGATGCCGCGGTGCTCGCGATGGCCGAGTTCTTCGTGCCGATCCTGAAGGGCTGGTCGACGGAGGATGCCGTGGCGTTGACGAGCGACGCCATCCAGGTGCACGGGGGCATGGGCTTCATCGAGGAGACCGGTGCGGCTCAGCACTACCGCGACGCCCGCATCATGCCGATCTACGAAGGCACCACCGCGATCCAGTCCAACGACCTCATCGGTCGCAAGGTCATCCGCAACCAGGGGGCCACCGCCGAGGCGCTCTTCGCCGACATCGAACGCACCGTCGAGGCCCTGCGCTCCGCCGGCGGCGAGGTCGCCGCGCGCACCGCCGACCGTCTCGAACGAGCCCTGGCCGCCGCCCGCCGCGCCACCGCGGCGATGGTCGCGTTCGGCTCTTCGCCGCGCGACGCCCACGCCGTGAGCGTGCCCTACCTCATGCTCCTCGGCGTCCTGGCCGGTGGCTGGATGCACGCGCTCGCGGTGGTCGCCGTCGCGGCGCACGAGAGCACGCACGAGGCGGATGCCGCGCGTCTCACGGCCGCCGACTTCTACGGAGCCCATCACCTGCCGCGCGTGCACGCGCTCGCCGAGACGGTGGCCTCCGGCGAGACCGTCTGA
- a CDS encoding TetR/AcrR family transcriptional regulator has product MTDAAPTSARNAVVAAALDLFAAQGFEATSVEQIAQAAGVSRSTFFRQFGGKDDVVFSDHDVLLTHLRQKLTSGDGLGRNPWAAACAASVDVFRHFAAEPELARRRYAVVRQVPALRDREIVTVFQYERLFDDYLRSALPGLDPIDAVAFSAAVTAVHNHVLRRLLRGTEDIPESVLTDAYDELMHRFGVHPDGEQAQNDDVVVATFPRRMPMAEVVRRLRDEL; this is encoded by the coding sequence ATGACCGACGCCGCACCCACCTCCGCCCGCAACGCCGTCGTCGCCGCTGCACTGGATCTCTTCGCCGCTCAGGGCTTCGAAGCGACGTCGGTGGAGCAGATCGCGCAGGCGGCGGGAGTGTCGCGATCGACCTTCTTCCGTCAGTTCGGCGGTAAGGACGACGTCGTCTTCAGCGATCACGACGTGCTGCTCACGCACCTGCGCCAGAAGCTGACGAGCGGCGATGGCCTGGGCCGAAACCCGTGGGCGGCGGCGTGTGCGGCCTCGGTCGACGTGTTCCGCCACTTCGCCGCCGAGCCCGAACTCGCCCGTCGACGCTACGCCGTGGTGCGCCAGGTCCCGGCGCTGCGCGACCGCGAGATCGTCACGGTCTTCCAGTACGAGCGGCTGTTCGACGACTACCTGCGCTCGGCCCTCCCGGGTCTCGATCCCATCGACGCCGTGGCGTTCTCTGCCGCCGTGACGGCGGTGCACAACCACGTGCTGCGCCGTCTGCTGCGGGGCACCGAGGACATCCCCGAGTCGGTGCTGACCGACGCCTACGACGAGCTCATGCACCGCTTCGGCGTGCACCCCGACGGCGAGCAGGCGCAGAACGACGATGTCGTCGTGGCGACCTTCCCCCGTCGGATGCCGATGGCCGAGGTCGTGCGGCGCCTGCGCGACGAGCTCTGA
- the sucC gene encoding ADP-forming succinate--CoA ligase subunit beta gives MDLYEYQARDLFEKYEVPVLPGIIADTPEEAKAAAEKLGGVVVVKAQVKTGGRGKAGGVKVAKTPEDAYEAAKAILGLDIKGHVVKRVMIAGGAQIEKEFYFSVLLDRANRSYLSLCSVEGGMEIEQLAVEKPEALAKVEVDPLTGIDTAKALEIAKAGGFDDELAPKVADVFVKLYNVYTGEGATLVEVNPLILDAAGSIIALDGKVSLDDNATEVRHPEHEELEDKDAADPLEAKAKASGLNYVKLDGQVGIIGNGAGLVMSTLDVVAYAGENHGGVKPANFLDIGGGASATVMAAGLDVILGDPQVKSVFVNVFGGITSCVAVAEGIVKALEILGDTATKPLVVRLDGNQVEEGRAILAAANNPLVTLAAGMDEGADKAAELANA, from the coding sequence GTGGATCTGTACGAGTACCAGGCACGAGACCTGTTCGAGAAGTACGAGGTGCCGGTGCTCCCCGGCATCATCGCCGACACTCCTGAGGAGGCGAAGGCGGCGGCCGAGAAGCTCGGCGGCGTCGTGGTCGTCAAGGCTCAGGTCAAGACCGGGGGCCGCGGCAAGGCCGGCGGCGTCAAGGTCGCCAAGACTCCCGAAGACGCGTACGAGGCCGCGAAGGCCATCCTGGGCCTGGACATCAAGGGCCACGTCGTCAAGCGCGTCATGATCGCCGGCGGCGCCCAGATCGAGAAGGAGTTCTACTTCTCGGTGCTGCTGGACCGCGCCAACCGTTCGTACCTGAGCCTGTGCTCGGTCGAGGGCGGCATGGAGATCGAGCAGCTCGCCGTCGAGAAGCCCGAGGCGCTGGCCAAGGTCGAGGTCGACCCGCTGACCGGCATCGACACGGCCAAGGCGCTCGAGATCGCCAAGGCCGGTGGCTTCGACGACGAGCTGGCCCCCAAGGTCGCCGATGTGTTCGTCAAGCTCTACAACGTCTACACCGGTGAGGGCGCGACCCTCGTCGAGGTCAACCCCCTCATCCTGGATGCCGCGGGCAGCATCATCGCCCTCGACGGCAAGGTGTCGCTCGACGACAACGCCACCGAAGTGCGCCACCCCGAGCACGAGGAGCTCGAGGACAAGGACGCGGCCGACCCGCTCGAGGCGAAGGCGAAGGCGTCGGGCCTGAACTACGTCAAGCTCGACGGCCAGGTCGGCATCATCGGCAACGGCGCGGGCCTGGTCATGTCGACCCTCGACGTCGTCGCCTACGCCGGCGAGAACCACGGCGGTGTGAAGCCCGCCAACTTCCTCGACATCGGCGGCGGCGCCTCGGCCACCGTCATGGCGGCGGGCCTGGACGTCATCCTCGGTGACCCGCAGGTGAAGTCGGTGTTCGTCAACGTCTTCGGCGGCATCACCTCGTGCGTCGCCGTGGCGGAGGGCATCGTCAAGGCGCTCGAGATCCTGGGCGACACCGCCACCAAGCCGCTGGTCGTCCGCCTCGACGGCAACCAGGTCGAGGAGGGCCGCGCCATCCTCGCCGCCGCGAACAATCCGCTCGTGACCCTCGCCGCCGGTATGGACGAGGGCGCCGACAAGGCCGCCGAGCTGGCCAACGCCTGA